Below is a window of Falco rusticolus isolate bFalRus1 chromosome 9, bFalRus1.pri, whole genome shotgun sequence DNA.
aaaaaaggcagttttgcAAATAAGACATCATGGGTTTACTATCATTTTAATCCACCTACATGTCTGGACAATAAATGCTGGGGGTTTTGGGTAGATCAGGGATTAAGCTGTATCAGTTCTGTGGATTTTCATGTTTCATCTGTCCCATCTTTGAGACTATTTACAGTAACTGATACAAAGTAACAATAGGTGGGATATCTCAGTTGTGCCAGGGCTTTTCACCTCAATGATCTTGtcattaaaaagtaaagaagtGCTGTTCAAGTGAAATTACTTGTGCTGTGAAGCAGCTataaattaactgaaaaacattttgaaaaaaaccttatCGATAGTTTGCTGCCAGAAAGGCGTATTAGTTGAGTTGCTGCAAATGCTGTCCGAGGACTAGAAGTAGGAAAATCTGTTTGCTAGTAATCATTTGGATTACAGTGGATATGGGTACAGCAGTTGTTGATGACTAGTTTTCAAgttgttttttgggtggtttCTAATATAAATATAAGTACTCTGAAATCACTTACATAAAATTGAGTAAGGAGAAGTGAGTAGTACTAAACTtagaaagggaaacaaaaatgcatGCACATCGCAGTGCTATCGGGAcgggggagcaggggaagaaaaagcattgcaaaggcagctctggatgctattaaaagaaatacagtggGTTTTCAAATGTAAGGATTGTTGGGCACTGGGATGGCTTATCTGTGTATTCTGATGTAGCCCCATCACTGAAGATTTTCAGGcgagaaaatttttttcagaagcagaaaacttaTATATAATCCTGCCTCAGAGGAAGGACATGAGCTAGGTTGTACTGGCCAATGTTTTTTTGCATGGATCTGACTTCCTCTGGAGCATTATCATGCGGTAGAATCTAAATAGGAGGCATTAAACTcaagagcagccagcagagTTATGCCCAAAGACCCGTCTGAAACCCCAGCTGGGTCTTAACTCACCTTCAGACAATTCAGTGTGTCCCAGTAAAGTCTCATCCGTACTCTCCAGGGTATGTGGCTTCCTACATTCTCATGTGGCAAGCACTGCGTTGACACTCTTCGGTGTCGTGCAAAATGAGCGGAACTATTACAAGCGTTGTCAGGCAGCAGAGAAAATCCAGCAGGGAATGCAGGAGAGTGTCTTTCCCTCCAGATGTCATTGGCAGAGATGCATGTGTCTTCTTCAGGAGGGGATACTTTCTAGGTTAAGGAATCTGTTTAGTGTTAGACAAGTAGAACAATGTGGAGACCTTCCTAAGCATGAGCATACTGCAAGGCAGAGTATTTCATTAGATAGGTATCAAGGTCAAACTGTAAAACAGTTCTTGAAATTATGTCCAGTATTAAAGCAGTTGTATTTTCACATAAACAGAGGTGCAAAGCAGCTGACCTTCGTAGCAACTGTGCTCTTTGCAGTGTGCTCTCAGCCAGTTCCCTTGTAGTACAGAGATGAGGGTGAAGGAGCTCTGTTGCAGCTGAATGGTTTTGTGACTTGAAAAAAGGAGTATGGGAAtgattaagaaggaaaaaatgctgctgctgagaaactGGAATCTCAAGGATGTGGGCCAGGTGCCCTAAGAGATGTCAACACAGTTGAAAAGTCCACTTACTGTAAAGACTGGTAGCTTTTAGCTTTTCGGATTGTAGGTTAGAGAATGTCGCCatcaaaatgaatgaatgaatgtaTCTTGGCCTTAATTTGGACTGGGGTTgtaatttcaattattttcacTGATGTCTCaagtgaagtatttttaatgatggAGTGAGGACATCAGCGAAGTAGTtgatgtatttatatttattatttttccattttcaactaaaaaaataatcattgctTGAACTTTTTAGCCTGCCCAGCATGGCATGGAAAACTTTAATTCTAAGAGAGAGTGTTAAAAAACTTCGTGTGGTTATGAAAAGTAGAAGCAGATGAAAACAGTAACTATGCCAGCAAGGAAACTTAATAGAACAGCAGATGAATATTGCTATCAAAGCCATGGGGTTTGCTTCTGGGATTTACATATTGCAAAACTGCTACTGGCAGTGTCCTAACAGCAGCCTGTAGTTGTGGTACAGCAGTTACAGCTTGTTCCTTTCAGCATCATGTGTGCATAATGCTTGCACAGTTGGCTGACACtcacttgttctgttttcttcccctacCACGTAGAAACTGCTTCCCAAAACAGACGGCAGCCCAGGTCACTCTAAGAGCTATTTCCACCCATTTTGACGGCACCAGCTCTTCGTCCTTGAAGAACATTTACTTTCTGCTCTTCGACAGTGAAAGTATTGGCATCTATGTGCAAGAGATGGCCAAGCTAGACACTAAGTAGCAATGGCAGCCAaatgaaactttatttttcaacaaaCTTGAGTAGCATTAAAAACATTAGaggtgggttttattttttcaatgtgATGAGGCGGGGGAGTGGTAGTAGTGTGATGTGTTGTGACTTGATGAAGAGCTGTGACTAGAGATGAGAAGGGTTTAGTCCGATTTCTTCATGCTATCAGCATCCTCTAGCCATTTATATCACCTTAAATAACTGAGTTACCATTTCTCTTCAGGAGTTTTAGTGTCCCTTGTTACTTTAGTTTAGAAGTTTTTAAAGAGTAACCTCATTTTAGATTTGTAGTGATAAAtttttcatacacacacacacatacacacacacacacactttaaagAAAGCTCTTAAAAGTGTTCTgctcccttttcccctcccttgaGGGTAAACTTCTGCCTCCAGCCcacagagaggggaaaaggatTTTAGAAGTGATGCATGAGgagcttgttttgcttttaactcACAATAATCTCTGTAATTACTGGGAATATTTCATggtgattttgtttgttttataagaaaaaagaaaaagatgtgtcAAGTGTGGTTATTGTTATAAACCTACTTTTGCTCTGGGAATCTctcaccttaaaaaaaccaacaaaacagcagcatctgTAAATAAGTGCTTGCTGTATCACACTTAGCACACAACTAACCAGCTCTTCTGGCTGAAGCATAGAGCTATGTGACATAATTAAAGCTGCTGTGGAGATGCTGACACAAAGCTGCATTATATTCTGTTGAGTTCCAGGTTACCATAGCCTCTTCAAGGCTTTAGCCATTCCTCCtgcatgctgcagagcagatTGCAGATCTGTAAGAGGCAGGTAGTATTTAGAAGAGCAAGAGGAGAGAAATCCAGGGAAAAACTACAtaacaaacaaaccacagagATTTTGAAAACTACAGTGTTTATTGTTACTAATCAAGATAAACCAAGTTTCTTGCTCAGAGCTAGAACAGGGAAGTAAAGAAATATACCTCCCCTGGTTTTTATCATGAGAACTTCTGTGCGCTTCATTTGGAAGGTGCTTCCTTCCCCTTTACAGCAAGGCAACCTTTAAAGCAGCATGTGGACAGGTGGTTTTaggaggtgctgcaggagaCAGTAGTGGTCTGCCCAAGCAATATAAGTGCACCCTCACCCTCTTCCAATTGCTGTATTCCTTGCTGGTTTATTGCTGATACCCTCTTAAGAGGGCATTGTCTGTCCCATTGTCTTCCAGCTCTTGGAGACAAACAGGTCCCGGCTCTTAGCAATGGTCACCAAGAGACGTCCCACATAGAAACCATTCACCTGTCCTACACCATCGTTCCTACCCATTGAAAGCAGGAATGTTAGTGACCCTGGAAAGAAGATGTAGAGGTTTAAGTTAAGCCGTTTTAAAGCTAAGTATGAAACCTTACTACATGCAGGTGTTGTACTTCCTCCAAaatccctcccttcccacccctccctggCTCATACCCACACAAGCTAAGCACAGGACCCATGTGCTGAATGACAAAGAAGCAGACCCAAGGAGAACTACTCACAGCTCTCTCTGTCATCTGCTCTACCTCTTTCAGTAATAGGAATGCTGAAGGATTGGGCTGTCTGTGCGCATGGTGTAGAATGATTCTCTCCTCCCAAGAGGGAGTCCAAGAGGTAAACAACAATTTATGTAAAAAGAAACGTAAATAATCAGGGCAGCCTTTAAAAGCCAAATTGCTGTCCAGATACCCTCCATCCATGTGGAACAGCTTTCAACATAGTTATGGCAAGCACTTACATCAATTGTTTATTAATGAGACCCATCACCTCGCTAGATTTTTGAGACTATATTGTTCAGTTTGTGCTTGTGGTATAGTTtaaggggagaaaggaggagaaagtcAAGTCATCTTGTTCCTAGAATTCAATTGGACAGTaagcaatttaaagaaaaagaagcaagttTCATGAGTAGCAGACACCCACAAGTAGATATATCAGGAAGACATTAGTGAAGAAAGGACACGTTACATCTGTAGACTGACACAGGTAACTAATGTCTACAGCATCTTTGGCAAGAACTAGGATGAAGCCTGAGCTATAAGCTTATAGTCACCCCCAGCTGTGAGTTCCTTCACCTCTAATCAGTGTCCCATGCAAGTTCTGATGTGTAGGTGTTTAacagctgtgccctgcagaaaagcagcccAACAGCTAAGGCCAGGTGGTAGATTACCTTACCTGGTTCGTAGGTTTTAAGAGGCTTATGTGTCAGGCTGTTGATGATATTTGTCACTGCAATGTTGGCATGGAGCCCAGCGTGGTAGGCCATCTTTGGTTCTTTCAGATCTGCACAGTCCCCAATGGCATAGATGTTCTCATAACCTTCCAGCTGGAGGTGCTTGTTAACTTTCAAAGCGCTGTTACTTGCCATTTTGTCCCCTGTTTTTCCAAACAGTAAGTTTTTAGAAGGAGCATGTTGCTTATTGTGGCCTGAGACCCCAAAATGCTGATGATGTTATCAAACATATTGACGTGAAGTGAGGAGTTGGGGTTTCGCCATCTTTGCTACATGTCagggaagaaatgctttttgccTTGCTGTAGTTAATTATTGCAGTCTCATGCAATGACTCATCCTTTGGTATTGCAGTAGAAACATTGAGAAACATTTAGAGCTCACATACATAGCGTGAGAAAGAGACTGTATAATGGTCATACTGCTCCATATTTGTAGTGCCATAACTGAAACTGAGCTGTGAGAGGATTGAAAATGTATCACCAAATAACTGACTGGCTGAACGCCCTGTGACAGTGATAGGTCAGCGAAAACGCTGAAGGTGCTGGGCCTATTTTTGCGCAGCACTCAGAAAGCTTGTATCTAGAATGAAATGCTGGCCTTGACAGCAGGAGTTACCATCAGCATCTATGTGTCACCTGCCTCATGCTGAACTAGGACACTAAGGTTCCTTGGAGGTATtagcagaagctggagaagacTGTTGGCCACTTAATCTATGGTCTGTAAGCTTCTGAAGGTCACATATCACAGTTAAGTATTTAATGTGATGTTGGAGCATTTGCTGTATCATGGAATAACCACTGCAGGTTGTATGAGGTTGATTCCTAACTTCACAGTACTCAAGTACAAGACGTTGAAGAACTCTGTTGCTTCTCCCCACCCAGCgtggtttttttcacttacCAAATGCAGCAGCATATGCTGAAGAGTTAATCTTTATGCCTGTGCATAGGACCACCATGTCGGCAACCACCTCGGtgcctttttctgtccttaCTACCATGTCCTTCTGGAACTGGTTTAGTGTGAGATTTTCCACATCACTGACCCTTTCACCTGTTGCAAGAGAACACCTCGGGTCACAAACCTTTACtaggctgctgctcccagccagcccagaTGTATCTAGAGAAACGGGAATTCGAGGGAGCCATGCTTAGTTAAAGTCAGAAAGAGGATGTGAGAAGGAAATGCTCTGGATAAAGGAAGAGCAGTTTATAGAGCGTCAGAGTCTTGACCTTCAGAGACATTGTTAAGTACGTACTTAATAAGAGCCGCACTCCTTTTCTGAGGAGAATCTCTTTCACCTCCTGACGGACGCTATCTAGCAGCTCCACATCAGCTAGTGCAATTTTTGAGTGAATGAGGGTGACCTGTTGGGGACAAAACAGCAAACGGGGACACAGGAATGGGACAGGACTCGCCGCatccaggcaggagcagctaTAGCTAGCTTCCTTCCACCCCACTGAACGCCCAGGGAAAGTGAGCCAGTGAAAGGCATCTCGTGCCAGTAATTGCTGGGGATGGGCTACAGGGTGCTCTCAGAAGAGGAGGCAGTAGGGGTGAAGGCTGCCGTTGCCTGGAAACTCCTGATTTACAGTGATCTGTAGGATCCAGCAGGACCATCACAGAAGAATGGTCTCAGAAACAAGGATGAAGTTAATTGTAACCAATATGCTACTACCTCTTTGGCTGGGTACTCTGTTTTGATCTCAGCAGCCATCTCGactccagcagcaccacctcCCACTACCAGTATGCGCTCAGATTTCTCAATCTTGAAGTAAAGAGGAAACTTGTGTTACAAGAGAACTGTTAAGTGCAGGAAGCCAGATACCTACAGCCACTCTGTGAACAGACCTTTCTGAGGTACAGCACCCGCCCTACAGCAATAAACCACCTAGttcattaaaaggaaacaaaaaaaatgagaacGCCGTGCGCTCTTCATGTGTATGCTGCAAGACCATTCAGCATTTCAGGTTTCCCCTTGTGCAAACAGCTGATCTCCTGGGGCATGCTCAACGCCAGACAAGCTAGCACATGTTCCTTGTCCTGGTCTGTCCCTGCAGGCATCGTGTAGCCTCTTGTTCTTAGACATGGATGACTCCAGATACCCATAGTGGTGTCTGGGACAGGGAAGCTGAACAAAGGCAGGCAACACTTCCTAGGAAGTAAGTTGATTCCTCACCTCTTTAACCATGTCTTCATAGGTCTGGATGGCACTTTCCATGTCAATGTCTTTGTTGAACTTCCCAGGGAATGGCCCATCGCTGCCTGTTGCAAGAATGAGATGGGAGTAGTGTAGCTCCTGGGAAGGCAGAAGGTGGAGCAGGATGTTAGGCCTCTTAAAAACAGAGCCTAGCACACAGTTCTTACCTCATAGGTACTATTCGCCCAttccctctcctccagccctcaCCAATAACCAGGAAAGTACTTGCCACTGTCAGAAAGTGACTTTGGGAAGAGACCTGGTACAGGTGACACCAAGTAACTGCCTTCCTCAGGGTCTGAGAGAAGCGTCGTTCTTCAGGTAAGCTGAGCTTTAATAAAATTGCCATAAAGTTATAGGAAATAACTTGGTATTTATGTCAGAAGCTGCCAACACAGCTGGCTCCAGAGACTAGCTTCTGTCCTTCACCCTCATCGGAACAGAGCTGAGATGCTCTGGCTGAAAAGTTATCGGAGCTGCTGCCCATATTTCTTCCTGCAATCTGATAAGGATCTGAGCTCCAGGGTTAATGGTTGAGCTCTAAATCCACCTCTAAGAATAAAAGCTTATCTGAGCACTAGATGGGGTGTGGTATTTACCGCTCGCCCACATCCCAACATAGCTCTAGGCCACTTGGCTAGAAGGGAGGTGCCATTTAGCGTGTGCAGGGAAAGATGGTCTCTTGTTGCTGGGCTCTTCAGGATGAGTAAATGCTACAGTCTTTCTCCACATTGCCTCTTGGTTTTAGATGCCTGGGGGGCTGCTTCTCTGCCTGGTTTCATTCCTCGCTACCCCCTAGACTTACAGGACCAGTATTAAGCACGAGCATTTGTGTATCTGCCCACAGGTGAGAGAAACATAGAGAATGCAATCAGTGCCCTTCCAGAGGGCTTGGGCATTGGCGTGTTTGGGGTCAGGCGTTTCAGCCAAGCAGAGGATTACATGAGAACAGGAACCCTGTTGTGCATGTGAACTCTCAGCCCAGGGGTATTGGATCAGTCAGGGTTCACGTGCTCAGCTGACCTATACTGTAGGAGACACTGGGATGTTTGCCACAACCGAACAGCATTCCCAGCTCTCGTCCCACTCGAGGGCAaaagttctgtttgtttttcccgGAGCAGGATTGTGTCCTGCACACGCACACCCCCTCCCCGGCAGATAAGCTACACTCCTCTTCCTGCTCAGAGGCACAGTTTCTGGAGGTGCCCTGTGGTCCTGCTCATCTCGCTCTTTCCCTCCAGAGGACTCCAAGCTGACAGCAGTCTGAAAACTAAATTCCAAGTCATTTCTCCAACCAGATGTCACCAGTCAAAACCAACAGAGCCTACATTTGGAGTACTGCGTTCTCACAGCCGTGACATAGCTGAAGAGCAACCCTGCAGAGGAGAGACTCGCAACACACCCTGCTGAAGGCTGGCTCTTGCACATTAGCAGGTGATGCCATAAGGCAGCCAAGTTACTGATTGCAAGTTATTGCATCACCTACCTCGCCATCACTGAGCAAGACTTGTTGCCTTCCAGGGTCTATGCCAACAACCTTGCCTTGGCGGAAGCTCTCCCCAAAGGTGACAGAGTAGGAGATGAATGTCTTCTTGGCAAATCCTGTGGTAAGAGGAGACAACAGGGAGGAGATCTCTGTGGAGGCTAATGAacccctcttcccttctcccctcacGCCATCCTTGCTCAGACAAAAGGACTGTATGCACCTGGGACCACAGGCTCGGCCTCTGCTGTGCAGTATCTCTGCCAAGCAACGAGCTCCAGGACCTTTGCCTCGAATTTGGTGACAAGACCAGCTCCTCAGAGGCCGGGTGACACCCTCGGCTAGGTTGCTTTGTCTCTGCTCCCCATACAGAATTTCCTGTACTGGTTTGCCAGTAAGTGCTGCACTGTGGTCCAGAGCATTTCAAGCAGGACGTCTGAGGCTTTTTGTCATGTTATCTGCCTCTTAGACAGAGCTTTCGACATCCTTTTGATGGTTGCTCCCAGCCTTGAACATGAGATTTTCCACCTAAATCCCCAGTGACAGGAGTAATGGGGTTAGCCCGGTCTCCTGAGCGAGATCCCAGACAAGCCTGAGCAGCTCGCTGACAATTTTATCACCCAGGGCCTCGCTGCTGAGCTGCTCGACATTTCAAGTGCTAGACACAGACATTATTCACCCGTTCCAGCTGCCGCCGGTTTTAGCTTAGTCACCTTCTAAACTcgaagtttaaaaaaagaaggccCGTTCCAGTAGTTTTTGCTCAGTTTTCCCAGCGGACATGCAGTTCGCCTAACGCAGACGGTCCGCAGGTCCTCGCAGAGCcaagtatttgttttccagacGGAAAACACCAAGTCGTTCAGCATCACCGGGGCGGAGGAGGCACTTGCAGTACCCCATCCCTCCGTCCTCCCCGCGCACCCCCGAGCCGCCGCAGCCAGCggtggggctgagctggcccGCCGGGACCACGCGGGGCCAGGGCCGTGCCTTACCGCTCTGCACGGCGGCGCGGAGCGCGGCCACGTTGTGGTGGAAAGCATCTCCGGCGTCCACCAGCACGAAGGGGATGGCCCAGGCCTTGAGCAGGCTGGCGGCCGCCGTGCCCCCGAAGCCGCCCCCGACCACCACCACCCGCACGGAGCCGTCCACGGACAGGCGGGACCCCATGGCGCGGCGCTGCCTGCCCCGCCGCGgtgcggggcggtgcggggcgcGCCCGGTGCAGCCCCGCCGGGAGCCGGGGGCGGGCCCGCTGCGGGGGCacgcccgccccgccgcccgcctccccgCGGCGGGAGGAGCCAGGCtgccggcggggctgggcggcGCCGGGCCGGAGCGCGGCCTGCGGGCCTCGGCCttgcggggcggcggggcgctgcCTCCCGCCGGGGCGGCCGGCCCGCCCGGGGGAGCGCCGGAGTCCCGAGCGCGGAGCTGCCACCTTCTCCACGTCCGCTCCCATACACGCTCCACGTGAGAAGGGCACCGCCGGGATCTTCCCCGCGAAGGGCTGGCGGTTTAAGCTTTAAGGCCCCCGCGCACGCCCTCCCGTGATGGCTTGAAGGCTCCCTCCGCCCCTCGCTCCTCCGGCCCCGTGCCGAAGCCCCCTTCCCAGGGGGTCCCGAGCAAAACGCCCCCAGCCCggtgggtggggggctgtgggctgccTGAGTAAGGCAGCACGGGGATGGCCCGCTCCCCTCGGCAAGGCAAAGCACTCCCttggagggagaagggaagatgtGTCTGCTCCAAGGGGCGGCGGGAGAGGGAGCCCGGAGAGGGCTGTGCGAGGGAGACGAGCCCAGCACCACCGTGGTGGAGACAGTGGGATGTaaggaggagcagggaagggccGGGGAGGTGGCCAAGACCCCTGGAGAAGGGGAGCAGAGAAGGTTTATAGTAAAAAGGACATCCAAATTGTGTTCTTCCACAGCGCTGAAACTGCCCTGAAGACTTCTGGCTCCTGTGGCATTCCAGATAAATATAGCTGCCGGCCACGTGGATAAATATAGCTGCTGCGCACAGCGCGCTGCCGAGAGCCGGCAGGGCTGCCCCCGCGCTCCCCTCCCCGCCGTGGTTTGAgggctccctctgctcctcctcctccctccagcaaACACCCCCCTCCCAGCGGGGACCCGAGCAACGCTCCCCCAACCGCCTGGGTGGGAGATGATGAAGGAATCGGCATCTTTTGGGCCCTCCCAGCGGGGACCCGAGCAACGCTCCCCCAACCGCGTGGGTGGGAGATGATGAAGGATTCGGCATCTTTTCCAGGAGGAGCACTGGGCTCAGGGCTGCCGCCAGAGGGTGCCGCCAGCTCAGCCGTGGGGTCCTGGTACGGAGGACACGAGTGTCCAAGCCCTGCATGCGGCACCAGATGCTCAGGGGCTCGAGAAGGGTGACAAAGGGGTTGCAAACGAGACGTTCTGCACCGCacactctgcagcctggcagaaaGCTGGGGGCAGAAGGACGGAACAGCCGGTGATAAGGCTGGGAGTGGAGGCAGGTCCGTGGTAGGAAAGCCCACGGCCTCTGCTGAAATAAGCTGACGGCAGGTTTGTGCTTTTTGTTACACAGGACTCAGCTGGAGGATGCTAGAATTTTcattgggggaaaaataattttgatcaATCCAGAAAATATAAATCCTCCAGAGCTGCTAAACACAGAGACGCCTGTGTTTTCCAGCCAGGAAATCCAGGAGCTACAAACGTCCAGAGGCTGGGAAGTGTCCCCAGGGTAACAGTGCTCCAGGTCTGTCTGCTCCCTGTTCTCTCTCCAGGTACCTGCATGGGACTGATCCTGAGGAGGCTGCTGCGATAGCCTGGCATTGGCCAGCTTTGGGAAAGAGTAATTCAATGCAAAAATTGTAAAAACCCAAACTCGCCTCCATTTCTGCAGGGATGAACTCAGCAATCAAACCCTGATTTTTAAACTCCCCTCAAATTACGTAGGCTGGCTTGCTTCACGCCCCACGTGTGTGAACCCATCCCCCTCCTGGCAGGGTTGTCCTTACCTGCATAACTTCCCTGGCATTTCATCCCACTGGAGCAAAGCTGGATCAAAGGCCCAGTCCTAgaagatggggaaactgaggatGAATTGCCACTTCCCACATGCTACTgccctctcccccttcccctgcacctTTGTGCCCAGCTCTGGCTTTTACAGAGgcagtttttgttttttcatgtcaggcatttgcatatattttacaGCACATACCCACTGCTTGGAGAACTCAATTACTCCAAGAGTACCTGCCTATTTTCCCCAATCATGTAGTGTTTTCTCCCTTCAGGTGTATTCGTACCAGACtggcacaaagaaaaagattctgTTCCTGCCCTAAATCTGCTGTTTACAAGACAAATGTCTTTATCCTGCCTccaagaaaaaggcaaagggTCCCAAGGCGTTGCCAGCGGTGGATTTGGTTGTGTTCAAATTAAGACAAAGTCACTGGCGAGGACTGCCCTCCACAGCTTGCTCCCAGGCAATGAGGGCTATTGTTGGGTGAATTCCATCGTACACCAGAAGATCAGGGTCACCTTTCAAAAAATCAGGTTAAAAGCTTCTGGGCCAGCGAGCTGGAGATGCTCACAAGCAAGACAAGGTCAGTGGTGAAAAGCATGCCCAAAGCAAACAGGGGGTAAAAGGAGCCTTTGTGAAAACCTCGCATCCAACTTCAGGTAAACAGGAAGAAACTTAAAATACTCAAAACTGTGGTCAGAGAGAGCTTTCTGCTGGTGCGCGCTCAACACTGGGAAATATGTTGTTTTGATGACATTTCTCCAGCTGGCTGCAAGCAGATGGCTGCAGTAAAAGCTGGTCAGCTTCAAGAGAgggttttgtcttctgctggTGATCTATTCCgtgaggaggctgggggcagcagtCAGCCTGCTCTGGCTTCTTCCAGGCTCCCTGGCCTCTTCATCACAGCTGTCCTGTGGACCATACGCTCCCTGTGGGATGGCAGGGGTCCAGTGGGAAGGAAGAGATGTGGGGAAGGGGCTCTGCGGgatgctcctgccccagctctgccgcTCTGAGGCGCCACGCAGGCAGCATGGGTATGTATCTGTCTGTATCCTTCCCTCATCAGGTTTAATCCAACATCAGCCAGAGCTAATAGACATCCCTCTGAGTCTGATTAATCAAAGCATGGGTACAACGGTGATGCATGGGAAGACCTTAGGATGCCACAAGCACCGCTGCTCTGCACTTGCCTGAGCCCCCTGTAAGCTGTCCTGCCCACCATGAGCATCTCAGGGCGGCTTAGCCTCCTCAGCTTTGCAGTAGCTGTCAACAGGCTGGAAAAGCGTTAATGTCCCCCCCTTCACTCCTCTGCCAGAGAGCTGCTCTCCTTCCCGGGCTGGCCCGAAGGCCCTATCCCTCCCGGGCAGGtctgagctgctggtggggtCCTGTTTGTCCCCCCACTGGCA
It encodes the following:
- the AIFM2 gene encoding ferroptosis suppressor protein 1, whose protein sequence is MGSRLSVDGSVRVVVVGGGFGGTAAASLLKAWAIPFVLVDAGDAFHHNVAALRAAVQSGFAKKTFISYSVTFGESFRQGKVVGIDPGRQQVLLSDGEELHYSHLILATGSDGPFPGKFNKDIDMESAIQTYEDMVKEIEKSERILVVGGGAAGVEMAAEIKTEYPAKEVTLIHSKIALADVELLDSVRQEVKEILLRKGVRLLLSERVSDVENLTLNQFQKDMVVRTEKGTEVVADMVVLCTGIKINSSAYAAAFGDKMASNSALKVNKHLQLEGYENIYAIGDCADLKEPKMAYHAGLHANIAVTNIINSLTHKPLKTYEPGSLTFLLSMGRNDGVGQVNGFYVGRLLVTIAKSRDLFVSKSWKTMGQTMPS